One genomic window of Patescibacteria group bacterium includes the following:
- a CDS encoding NAD-dependent epimerase/dehydratase family protein has protein sequence MSFWKNKKVIVTGGAGLIGSHLVELLVEKGAIVTVADNLERGKLENLKNVKEFI, from the coding sequence ATGTCATTTTGGAAGAATAAAAAAGTTATAGTAACTGGTGGTGCTGGGTTAATAGGCTCGCATTTAGTTGAGTTACTTGTAGAAAAAGGGGCAATAGTTACTGTAGCAGATAACTTAGAGAGAGGAAAATTAGAAAATTTAAAAAATGTAAAAGAATTTATTA